The genomic region TCCCGCAGGACTTCGTCGATATCGACGGCCTCACCCGTCTGAACACGACGGTTCTGGGAGAAGAAGAGTACAAGGTGAACCAGAACGGCCCGACCGTCGGCGTCGAGGCCATCGACGCCGTCATCGAGACCATCGAGCACCACGAGCCAGAGCTGGTCGTCGTGGCTGGCAGCCTCCCGCCGGGCCTCACGACCGACGCGATAGACGCCATCAGTCGCGCGGGCGACTGGCAGACAGTCGTCGACGTGGGCGGGGCGACACTGCAGAGCCTGGACGCGAACTACGCACTCTGCAAGCCGAACCGGGCCGAGCTCGCTGCCGCGACCGAGATGCCCGTTGGGACGGTCGACGAGTGTGCCGCCGCGGCTGAAGCCTTCCGTGAGGAAGGGTTCGAGACGGTCGTCGCGTCACTCGGGTCGGATGGAGCTGTCCTCGCCTCGTCCGATGGGACGTACCACGCACCCGCACTCGACGTGGACGTGGTGGATACCGTCGGCGCAGGTGATGCACTGCTGTCCGGCGTGCTGGCCGCGCTCGACCGCGGGGTCTCTCCCCGGCAGGCCCTGGGAGAAGGGGTCGCCGTCGCGTCGAAGGTGGTTGCCGTGGCGGGAACGAGCATCCCCTCTCTTGCCGACCTGCCGACGGACGCCGAGCACGTCTCGGTCACGGTCCACTGATGGGTAGAGCGCGTGTGCCCGAGATTCGCCCTTCTGGCGATGTTTCAGCCCAAAACAAACATAAACGAAAATATTCGAAAGTACTTTTGAACCGTATCTGAACTATTGTGATGGACACACTCATGGCAATGAAGGACACGGCAGAGGGGGCGCTCAGAACACACGTAACGAACGTCAAGGAACACCTGATGACGGGTGTCTCGTTCATGATACCGTTCGTCACCATCGGCGGTATCTTCATCGCGCTCGGGTTCGCAGCCACCGAATTCGTCCCGGGCACGCCGGCGATCGAGAACCTGGCGAGCCAGCCCGGCACGCTGGACTGGTACCTCGTCCAAATCGGCGGGGCAGGGCTCACGTTCATGGTGCCGATACTCGGCGCGTACATCGCGTACGCCATCGCCGATAGACCGGCACTCGCACCCGCGTTCATCCTGACGTACATCATCCAGCAGCCGGCCGTCATCGAACAGACCGGCAAGCTCATCGGACTGAACGCGGGGGGCAAGCCCGCGGGCTACCTCGGGGCCATCGTGGTCGGTCTCGTGGTCGGCCTCGTCGTCCGGTGGTTCAAGAACCTGGACGTACCGAAGGCGGTCAAGCCGATGATGCCGGTGCTCATCATCCCGGTCGTCTCGACGGCGGTGCTCACGCCCGTCGTCCTGTTCGCGCTCGGGGTCCCGGTCGCCATCGTGAACGACGCGCTGACCTCGTTCCTGTCGAGCATGCAGGGCGGCACGGCCATCGTCCTCGGCCTCATCCTGGGTGGGATGATGGCGTTCGACATGGGCGGCCC from Haloarchaeobius sp. HME9146 harbors:
- the pfkB gene encoding 1-phosphofructokinase, with the translated sequence MILTVTLNPAVDHTVTVDEAFTPDTVHRAGSARYDAGGKGINVSKYLVELGRETVATGVLGGFLGEFVRERLAADGIPQDFVDIDGLTRLNTTVLGEEEYKVNQNGPTVGVEAIDAVIETIEHHEPELVVVAGSLPPGLTTDAIDAISRAGDWQTVVDVGGATLQSLDANYALCKPNRAELAAATEMPVGTVDECAAAAEAFREEGFETVVASLGSDGAVLASSDGTYHAPALDVDVVDTVGAGDALLSGVLAALDRGVSPRQALGEGVAVASKVVAVAGTSIPSLADLPTDAEHVSVTVH
- a CDS encoding PTS fructose transporter subunit IIC: MKDTAEGALRTHVTNVKEHLMTGVSFMIPFVTIGGIFIALGFAATEFVPGTPAIENLASQPGTLDWYLVQIGGAGLTFMVPILGAYIAYAIADRPALAPAFILTYIIQQPAVIEQTGKLIGLNAGGKPAGYLGAIVVGLVVGLVVRWFKNLDVPKAVKPMMPVLIIPVVSTAVLTPVVLFALGVPVAIVNDALTSFLSSMQGGTAIVLGLILGGMMAFDMGGPVNKVAYVFAVGLIAAEGGAVTKPMAAVMIAGMTPPIGMALSNLIAPHKYSEEMYENAKSGLVLGASFITEGAIPYAAADPLRVIPSIIAGSAVAGATSMALGVTMPAPHGGIFVFLLSNSPLLFLACVVLGSLTTAAVATLIKPDYEERMAESRAEGDAQPSD